The Papaver somniferum cultivar HN1 chromosome 3, ASM357369v1, whole genome shotgun sequence genome includes a region encoding these proteins:
- the LOC113362143 gene encoding transcription factor bHLH99-like: MAIDYTSDPEVVEESNGKPEYGVRGGIDAKERHKLLERERRKSMTQLFSSLHSLLPNSKTIRNEQSAILDALIWYIPKAVDRLRSLQTSTDDASSSTTSSVLSNQKFSSLPAFKGSDNKKNKATSAANTVSDCDIRIAPEPSSSVALRVRGDRANVTLVTKSTTPQNVLIPADVLDELENHQLELVRSTHCRDATKVLHHFETKICDELEKSPAELQARLQELAKKLQKPPRKSTLLKRTFDQIE, translated from the exons ATGGCAATTGATTATACTAGTGATCCAGAAGTAGTAGAAGAATCGAATGGAAAACCAGAATATGGAGTAAGAGGAGGAATAGATGCAAAAGAAAGACATAAATTattagaaagagaaagaagaaaatcaatgacACAGTTATTTTCATCTCTTCATTCATTATTACCCAATTCTAAAACAATACGCAATGAACAATCTGCAATCCTTGATGCACTTATTTGGTACATACCAAAAGCTGTTGATCGTCTTCGTTCGCTACAAACTTCAACAGATGATGCTTCATCCAGTACTACTTCGTCCGTTCTGTCAAATCAGAAGTTTTCTTCTCTGCCGGCATTTAAAGGTTCAGACAATAAAAAGAACAAGGCAACGTCTGCTGCAAACACAGTAAGTGATTGTGACATCCGTATTGCACCCGAACCTTCTTCTTCAGTAGCGTTACGAGTTCGAGGTGACAGAGCTAATGTTACTTTGGTTACTAAGAGCACTACTCCGCAGAATGTATTAATACCGGCAGATGTTTTAGATGAACTTGAAAACCATCAACTTGAACTGGTTCGTTCAACACACTGTCGTGATGCAACTAAGGTTTTGCATCATTTTGAAACCAAG ATTTGTGATGAATTGGAGAAATCTCCGGCGGAACTACAAGCGAGGTTACAAGAACTAGCAAAGAAACTCCAGAAGCCACCGAGGAAATCAACTTTACTCAAGAGAACATTTGATCAAATTGAATGA